Proteins encoded together in one Camelina sativa cultivar DH55 chromosome 9, Cs, whole genome shotgun sequence window:
- the LOC104710846 gene encoding protein TSS-like, translated as MCPPTCLGQFYEFFSFSYLTPPIQYIRRFVRPSKDKKGLDYLFQIDIKVSSGKPFTVNATRTGFYPAGKQQLLCHSLVELLQQISRPFDAAYDALMKSFIEHNKFGNLPYGFRANTWVVPPVVADSPSTFPSLPVEDETWGGDGGGVGRSGKHDQRKWAKEFAILAAMPCKTPEERQVRDRKAFLLHSLFVDVSVFKAVETIKYVLESNQSSPKDPGALAFHEERRGDLIIRVARDDPDASAKLDRKSDGTQVLEISQEELAQRNLLKGITADESATVHDTSTLGVVVVRHCGCTAIVKVAPEFNLNGGHILQDIDIEDQSEGGANALNVNR; from the exons ATGTGCCCGCCGACTTGTCTCGGGCAGTTTTACGaatttttctccttctcttacCTTACTCCTCCGATTCAAt ATATCAGAAGGTTTGTTCGTCCATCTAAAGATAAAAAAGGATTAGATTATTTGTTTCAAATCGAT ATTAAAGTGTCAAGTGGGAAGCCTTTCACTGTTAATGCAACAAGAACAGGTTTTTATCCAGCGGGGAAACAGCAACTTCTGTGTCACTCCTTGGTTGAGCTGCTGCAACAGATTAGCCGGCCTTTTGATGCG GCTTATGATGCTCTTATGAAATCTTTCATTGAGCACAATAAG TTTGGCAACCTTCCTTATGGTTTTCGAGCAAACACTTGGGTAGTTCCTCCGGTTGTTGCAGATAGCCCATCTACTTTTCCGTCACTTCCAGTGGAAGATGAGACATGGGGAGGGGATGGTGGTGGAGTGGGCCGGTCTGGTAAGCATGATCAGAGGAAGTGGGCAAAGGAATTTGCGATTTTGGCAGCAATGCCCTGTAAAACACCTGAAGAGAGACAGGTTCGAGATAGGAAGGCTTTTCTACTCCACAGTCTATTTGTCGACGTTTCAGTTTTCAAGGCAGTGGAAACTATTAAATATGTACTAGAGAGTAATCAAAGCTCACCAAAGGATCCTGGTGCATTGGCTTTccatgaagaaagaagaggtgATTTAATTATAAGGGTGGCTAGAGATGATCCTGATGCAAGTGCCAAGCTTGACCGAAAGAGTGATGGGACCCAGGTTCTAGAGATCTCTCAGGAAGAACTTGCTCAAAGAAATTTACTCAAAGGGATCACTGCTGATGAGAGTGCGACAgttcat GATACGTCTACCTTGGGGGTGGTGGTCGTAAGACACTGTGGCTGTACAGCCATTGTAAAGGTTGCTCCTGAATTTAACTTGAATGGTGGCCACATCCTACAGGATATTGACATTGAAGACCAATCGGAAGGAGGTGCAAATGCACTGAATGTAAATAGGTAA